The following proteins are co-located in the Tachysurus vachellii isolate PV-2020 chromosome 17, HZAU_Pvac_v1, whole genome shotgun sequence genome:
- the or62b5 gene encoding odorant receptor 125-3: MENRSTFTTFTLDGYFVMDQQKHFFFFIFLLLYATIVILNSLLIAVIYFERTLHNPMYIFVCNLSCNGIYGSTSLIPHLLFNLTIEEHKISLTNCFIQIYCLHTYNIIELTILALMSYDRYVAICYPLHYHYMMSTKKLQAFIFFVWSYPLVTFLIYESFTIRLNFCREIIDKTHCVNFELIKLSCTDITTHSLIGLGLMAVYMIPQVLIILFSYALILRVCIYSSKECQTKALQTCTPHLLTVLNYFVGVFFEIVQSRLNSRYLSYDFRNFMSLYFMIFPPLLNPVIYGMSGQVIKKHIRNFFFVKKVAALRN; this comes from the coding sequence ATGGAAAATCGATCAACTTTTACCACATTCACTCTGGATGGCTACTTTGTAATGGACCAACagaagcatttctttttttttatttttctcctacTCTATGCTACAATTGTTATCCTAAACTCACTTCTCATTGCTGTGATCTATTTCGAAAGAACACTGCATAATCCAATGTATATCTTTGTATGCAATCTGTCATGTAATGGCATCTATGGCAGCACAAGCTTGATTCCTCATCTGTTATTTAATCTTACTATTGAGGAGCATAAGATATCTTTAACAAATTGTTTCATACAAATCTACTGTTTACACACTTATAATATCATTGAACTAACTATATTGGCCTTAATGAGCTATGATCGTTATGTTGCTATTTGTTACCCACTTCACTATCATTATATGATGTCGACAAAAAAGTTGCAggcatttatattttttgtatggtCTTATCCATTAGTTACTTTTCTGATATATGAGTCATTCACGATACGCTTAAACTTTTGCAGAGAAATTATAGATAAGACACACTGTGTAAATTTTGAACTCATAAAACTATCTTGCACAGACATCACTACCCACAGCCTAATTGGACTTGGTCTAATGGCTGTTTACATGATTCCACAGGTTCTAATAATTTTATTCTCTTATGCATTGATTTTGCGTGTCTGCATCTATTCTTCTAAGGAATGCCAAACCAAAGCCCTCCAAACATGTACGCCTCATCTTCTTACtgttttgaattattttgttgGAGTATTTTTTGAAATAGTACAAAGTCGGCTAAATTCAAGGTATTTGTCTTACGATTTCCGAAATTTCatgtctttatattttatgatatttCCTCCTCTGTTAAATCCAGTTATCTATGGCATGAGTGGTCAGGTTATAAAGAAACATATTCggaattttttctttgttaaaaaagTTGCTGCCTTAAGAAATTAA